One genomic region from Streptomyces sp. NBC_01304 encodes:
- a CDS encoding aminopeptidase P family protein — MTTAAPAPFTADDYKARMDRAAQAAADAGLAGVLVAPGPDLVWLTGYQPTAITERLTLLVLAAGSEPVLVVPTLEAPDAERAPGAPALTLRDWTDGKDPYAVTAPLLDVNGRFGVSDNGWAMHLLGLQQELPTTSYASLTEALPMLRGVKDAHELERLTAAGAAADATYEQILKVRFSGRKENDVAADLAALLKEFGHSQVDFTVVGSGPNGANPHHEAGDRVIERGDMVVLDFGGLKHGYGSDTSRTVHVGEPTDEERQVHDTVRIAQDAGCAVIQPGIACQDVDRAARAVIDDAGYGEYFIHRTGHGIGVTTHEPPYMIEGEEQELVPGMCFSVEPGIYLPGRFGVRIEDIVTVTEEGCRRLNNTPREMAIVE, encoded by the coding sequence ATGACCACTGCAGCGCCTGCCCCGTTCACCGCCGACGACTACAAGGCCCGCATGGACCGTGCCGCCCAGGCCGCGGCCGACGCCGGCCTAGCCGGAGTCCTCGTCGCGCCAGGCCCCGACCTGGTGTGGCTCACCGGCTACCAGCCCACCGCCATCACCGAGCGGCTCACCCTGCTCGTGCTCGCCGCCGGCTCCGAGCCCGTCCTGGTCGTGCCGACCCTGGAGGCCCCGGATGCCGAGCGGGCCCCGGGCGCCCCCGCGCTGACCCTGCGGGACTGGACCGACGGCAAGGACCCGTACGCGGTCACGGCGCCGCTGCTCGACGTCAACGGCCGCTTCGGCGTGAGCGACAACGGCTGGGCGATGCATCTGCTCGGACTGCAGCAGGAGCTGCCGACCACGTCGTACGCCTCCCTCACCGAGGCCCTGCCGATGCTGCGCGGCGTCAAGGACGCCCATGAACTGGAGCGCCTGACCGCGGCCGGGGCCGCCGCCGACGCGACGTACGAACAGATCCTCAAGGTGCGCTTCTCCGGGCGCAAGGAGAACGACGTCGCGGCCGATCTCGCCGCTCTGCTCAAGGAGTTCGGGCACTCCCAGGTCGACTTCACCGTCGTCGGATCGGGCCCCAACGGCGCCAACCCGCACCACGAGGCGGGCGACCGCGTCATCGAGCGCGGCGACATGGTGGTCCTCGACTTCGGCGGCCTCAAGCACGGCTACGGCTCGGACACCTCGCGCACCGTGCACGTGGGCGAGCCCACCGACGAGGAACGACAAGTGCACGACACCGTGCGCATCGCCCAGGACGCGGGCTGCGCGGTGATCCAGCCGGGCATCGCCTGCCAGGACGTCGACCGGGCCGCGCGCGCCGTCATCGACGACGCGGGCTACGGCGAGTACTTCATCCACCGCACCGGCCACGGCATCGGCGTCACCACCCATGAACCCCCGTACATGATCGAGGGCGAGGAGCAGGAGTTGGTGCCCGGCATGTGCTTCTCCGTGGAGCCGGGGATCTATCTGCCGGGCCGGTTCGGGGTGCGCATCGAGGACATCGTGACCGTCACCGAGGAGGGCTGCCGGCGGCTCAACAACACCCCGCGCGAGATGGCGATCGTCGAGTAG
- a CDS encoding LysE family translocator, which yields MLSTLMAFLGACTLIAASPGPGTVLIIKQSLQSKRSGFLTVLGNETGVFIWSVVAAFGLTALLAASQVAYDVMRMVGAIVLVTFGVQALRQARRKKAGEAGAGEAWEVPKRSDWASYRVGLLSNIANPKAAIFAISFLPQFVPAGAPELPTMVLLGAIWAVYEVGYYGLYVWFVSRMKTFLSRAGVRRRLEQISGGVLVALGARMALES from the coding sequence ATGCTCAGCACCCTCATGGCCTTCCTCGGCGCCTGCACCCTGATCGCCGCGTCCCCCGGACCCGGCACCGTCCTGATCATCAAGCAGTCGCTGCAGAGCAAGCGCTCGGGCTTCCTGACCGTGCTCGGCAACGAGACGGGGGTCTTCATCTGGAGCGTGGTCGCGGCGTTCGGGCTGACCGCGCTGCTCGCCGCCTCGCAGGTCGCGTACGACGTGATGCGGATGGTCGGCGCGATCGTGCTGGTCACCTTCGGCGTCCAGGCGCTGCGCCAGGCGCGCCGCAAGAAGGCGGGCGAGGCCGGTGCGGGGGAGGCGTGGGAAGTGCCCAAGCGCTCGGACTGGGCCTCCTACCGGGTCGGTCTGCTGAGCAACATCGCCAACCCCAAGGCGGCCATCTTCGCGATCTCCTTCCTGCCGCAGTTCGTTCCGGCCGGCGCCCCCGAACTGCCCACGATGGTCCTGCTCGGCGCGATCTGGGCGGTGTACGAGGTCGGCTACTACGGCCTGTACGTCTGGTTCGTCAGCCGGATGAAGACCTTCCTGTCGCGCGCCGGCGTCCGCCGCCGCCTGGAGCAGATCTCCGGTGGCGTCCTGGTCGCGCTCGGCGCGCGGATGGCCCTGGAGAGCTGA
- a CDS encoding phosphodiesterase: protein MLVLAQISDLHLDGTPRATRRARRVIEHLKETHATELHARVDALLVTGDIADHGTEAEYEEAARLLADAPFPVLPCPGNHDRREAYRKALLGEPAASGPVNRVHHVGGTAILMCDSSIPGADEGLLDDETYTWIEDTLDGLDAGTPALLAFHHPPVALHHPLPDSYQLQQPAALARLLDGRPQIKAVITGHAHSPAATTFAGRPLIVGPGVTWTLRLPWEGSEMADLEAPVGLAFHVLDDEGRLTTHYRTVTA, encoded by the coding sequence ATGCTCGTGCTGGCCCAGATCAGCGACCTTCACCTCGACGGAACGCCGCGGGCGACCCGGCGGGCCCGGCGCGTGATCGAGCACTTGAAGGAGACGCACGCGACGGAGCTGCACGCGCGCGTGGACGCGCTTCTCGTCACCGGTGACATCGCCGACCACGGCACGGAGGCCGAGTACGAGGAGGCCGCCCGCCTCCTCGCGGACGCCCCCTTCCCGGTCCTGCCCTGCCCCGGCAACCACGACCGCCGCGAGGCCTACCGCAAGGCGCTGCTCGGCGAACCCGCGGCGTCCGGGCCCGTCAATCGCGTCCACCACGTCGGCGGCACCGCGATCCTGATGTGCGATTCGAGCATCCCGGGCGCGGACGAGGGCCTGCTCGACGACGAGACGTACACCTGGATCGAGGACACGCTCGACGGCCTCGACGCCGGCACCCCGGCCCTGCTCGCCTTCCACCACCCGCCCGTTGCCCTGCACCACCCGCTGCCCGACAGCTACCAGCTGCAGCAGCCCGCCGCCCTGGCCCGGCTCCTCGACGGCCGCCCGCAGATCAAGGCCGTGATCACCGGCCACGCCCACTCCCCGGCCGCCACCACCTTCGCCGGGCGGCCGCTGATCGTCGGCCCCGGAGTGACCTGGACGCTGCGGCTGCCCTGGGAGGGCTCGGAGATGGCGGACCTGGAGGCACCGGTCGGGCTCGCGTTCCATGTGCTGGACGACGAGGGCCGGTTGACGACGCATTACCGGACGGTGACCGCGTAA
- a CDS encoding PDZ domain-containing protein: protein MEQTALRPKSMPGRTTGPGPNGHRPHAARRRGRRLLTVLFSTFVALVLVLAGVGLGTVGATVIGMSKLADLQKQAAQASPGGKPGQQPGPSGKQPGGQGGPSQQEPQGGQGQSAGRGPARATIAVEAVDAGKGAGALLVGVHSPGPGYTAGLVRGDVLLAFGKAKVDSAADLASAVAAAEPGEEVTLAVRHEGGGRQTLTVRPGVVT from the coding sequence ATGGAACAGACAGCGTTGCGTCCCAAGTCGATGCCCGGCCGCACGACAGGGCCCGGGCCGAACGGTCACCGTCCGCATGCCGCACGGCGGCGCGGCAGGCGGTTGTTGACCGTTCTCTTCAGCACGTTCGTGGCCCTGGTGCTCGTGCTCGCCGGTGTCGGGCTCGGCACCGTCGGCGCCACGGTCATCGGCATGAGCAAGCTCGCCGACCTGCAGAAGCAGGCGGCGCAAGCGTCACCGGGCGGCAAACCCGGACAGCAGCCGGGCCCCTCGGGCAAGCAGCCCGGCGGGCAGGGCGGGCCGTCGCAGCAGGAACCCCAGGGCGGCCAGGGCCAGTCGGCCGGCCGGGGTCCCGCGCGGGCGACGATCGCGGTGGAGGCGGTCGACGCGGGCAAGGGCGCGGGGGCGCTGCTCGTCGGCGTGCACAGTCCGGGGCCCGGGTACACCGCGGGCCTGGTGCGCGGCGACGTACTGCTCGCGTTCGGCAAGGCGAAGGTCGACTCGGCCGCGGACCTCGCCTCGGCGGTCGCCGCGGCCGAGCCCGGCGAGGAGGTGACGCTGGCGGTGCGGCACGAGGGAGGCGGCCGGCAGACGCTCACGGTCAGGCCGGGGGTCGTCACGTAG
- the phsA gene encoding O-aminophenol oxidase PhsA has product MTEIIEHLVDRITGDQGDEKKAGRELTPYVSPLNIPAILRPHLTDVRHETEIALRPTWVRLHPQLPPTLMWGYNGQVPGPTIEVRRGQRIRIAWTNRIPEGSEYPVTAMEAPGRPPGTPPASTEPGRGGVEPNKDVAALPAWSVTHLHGAQTGGGNDGWADNAVGYGNAQLSEYPNDHQAVQWWYHDHAMNITRWNVHTGLYGTYLVRDEEEDALHLPRGEREIPLLIADRNLDTDEDGSLNGRLLHKAVIVQDKNPETGKPVSRAFTGPYTTVNGRIWPYADVDDAWYRFRLVNASNARIYNLVLVDEDDNPVPGVLKQIGSDGGLLPRPVPVDFDEALSTLTVAPAERMDLLIDFRELAGRRLRFVDKGRGQAPGVPDSVNDVPYPQVMEFRVRDTGCGDSFELPEVLSGSFRRISHDIEHGHRLIVLTDPATKGGGGHPEMWEMTEIKGADVQVPTEGVIQLRGPDGKVKTYRRTSRTFNDGLGFTIAEGSYEQWSFLNLFTLVPLDHPMHIHLADFQVMGRDAYDVSGFDPALGGTRAPIAFDPKKEIPLAPNERGWKDTFRVPGAQLVRVMGKFDGAYGRYMYHCHFLEHEDMGMMRPFVVMPKEALKFDHGAGHGGHDGGHGG; this is encoded by the coding sequence CGTTGAACATCCCGGCGATACTCCGCCCGCACCTCACCGACGTACGGCACGAGACCGAGATCGCCCTGCGGCCCACCTGGGTCCGGCTGCACCCGCAGCTGCCGCCCACCCTGATGTGGGGTTACAACGGCCAGGTGCCGGGGCCGACCATCGAGGTCCGGCGCGGGCAGCGGATCCGTATCGCGTGGACCAACCGCATCCCGGAGGGCTCCGAGTACCCGGTCACCGCCATGGAGGCGCCGGGCCGCCCGCCGGGCACGCCGCCCGCCTCCACCGAACCGGGGCGCGGTGGAGTCGAGCCGAACAAGGACGTCGCTGCGCTGCCCGCCTGGTCGGTGACGCATCTGCACGGCGCGCAGACCGGCGGCGGCAACGACGGCTGGGCCGACAACGCCGTCGGGTACGGCAACGCCCAGCTGTCCGAGTACCCGAACGACCACCAGGCCGTGCAGTGGTGGTACCACGACCACGCCATGAACATCACCCGGTGGAACGTGCACACCGGCCTGTACGGCACCTACCTCGTCCGGGACGAGGAGGAGGACGCCCTCCATCTCCCGCGCGGGGAACGGGAGATACCGCTCCTCATCGCCGACCGGAACCTCGATACCGACGAGGACGGCAGCCTCAACGGCCGGCTGCTGCACAAGGCCGTCATCGTCCAGGACAAGAACCCGGAGACCGGCAAGCCGGTGAGCCGCGCCTTCACCGGCCCGTACACCACGGTCAACGGCCGGATCTGGCCGTACGCGGACGTCGACGACGCCTGGTACCGCTTCCGGCTGGTCAACGCCTCCAACGCCCGGATCTACAACCTGGTCCTGGTGGACGAGGACGACAACCCGGTGCCGGGCGTCCTCAAGCAGATCGGCAGCGACGGCGGGCTGCTGCCGCGGCCCGTGCCGGTCGACTTCGACGAGGCGCTGTCCACGCTGACCGTGGCGCCGGCCGAGCGCATGGACCTGCTCATCGATTTCCGTGAACTCGCGGGCCGCCGGCTGCGGTTCGTCGACAAGGGCCGCGGGCAGGCGCCCGGCGTGCCCGACTCGGTGAACGACGTGCCGTACCCGCAGGTCATGGAGTTCCGCGTACGCGACACCGGATGCGGCGACTCCTTCGAGCTACCCGAGGTCCTTTCGGGCTCCTTCCGGCGCATCTCGCACGACATCGAGCACGGCCACCGGCTGATCGTGCTGACCGACCCGGCCACCAAGGGCGGCGGCGGTCACCCGGAGATGTGGGAGATGACGGAGATCAAGGGCGCCGATGTGCAGGTGCCCACGGAGGGGGTCATCCAACTCCGCGGCCCGGACGGCAAGGTGAAGACGTACCGTCGGACCTCCCGCACCTTCAACGACGGCCTCGGCTTCACGATCGCCGAGGGCAGCTACGAGCAGTGGAGCTTCCTCAACCTCTTCACCCTCGTCCCGCTCGACCACCCGATGCACATCCACCTCGCGGACTTCCAGGTGATGGGGCGTGACGCGTACGACGTGTCCGGCTTCGACCCGGCGCTCGGCGGCACGCGCGCGCCGATCGCCTTCGACCCGAAGAAGGAGATCCCGCTCGCGCCGAACGAGCGCGGCTGGAAGGACACCTTCCGGGTGCCGGGGGCCCAACTGGTGCGGGTCATGGGGAAGTTCGACGGTGCGTACGGGCGCTACATGTACCACTGCCACTTCCTGGAGCACGAGGACATGGGGATGATGCGGCCGTTCGTGGTGATGCCGAAGGAGGCGCTGAAGTTCGATCACGGGGCCGGGCACGGTGGCCACGACGGGGGTCACGGCGGCTGA